In Malus sylvestris chromosome 16, drMalSylv7.2, whole genome shotgun sequence, the following are encoded in one genomic region:
- the LOC126608109 gene encoding 60S ribosomal protein L14-2-like, producing the protein MPFKRYVEIGRVALVNYGEDYGTLVVIVDVLDHNRALVDAPNMVRSQMNFKRLSLTDIKIDIKRVPKKKELLAAMEAADVKKKWENSSWGRKLIVQKRRASLNDFDRFKLMLAKIKRAGLVRSELAKLKKAA; encoded by the exons ATG CCTTTCAAGAGGTACGTCGAGATCGGAAGGGTGGCTCTCGTCAACTACGGCGAGGACTATGGGACGCTCGTCGTCATCGTCGACGTCCTTGACCACAACAGG GCTCTTGTCGATGCTCCTAATATGGTGAGGTCGCAAATGAACTTCAAGAGGCTTTCACTCACTGACATCAAGATTGATATCAAGAGGGTGCCCAAGAAGAAGGAATTGCTTGCCGCAATGGAAGCTGCTG ATGTGAAGAAGAAGTGGGAGAACAGCTCATGGGGTAGAAAACTGATTGTTCAGAAGAGAAGAGCATCTCTCAACGACTTTGACCGATTCAAGCTCATGTTGGCTAAGATTAAG AGGGCCGGACTGGTCAGGAGCGAGCTTGCAAAATTGAAAAAGGCTGCTTAA
- the LOC126608108 gene encoding uncharacterized protein LOC126608108 yields MALSRLLLPQPWHHHHLPKTALPISTRWCSSSSSGAAEKSSGSENSKEKERRAAAADKSDNSKYMEMHNKVGGSWDALKDIFTNVKERMLGSPRFQKQRTIKAIDSASGRTVPEVIKTKNSPHDTANDQPNCSIRMPKITRDSHGFKENVSMSLRNDIIGECSSSEVHDATASKRVEVHKHIDSTELGKSKGTAQASVGVLCSSENLAGVIVSDARKEHAGPENVENNSTNVSSNIRGEESLSNLIGVAVSNKKEKHVGRKTVEDGASGSLVQSSEAFMDSQIDERCVTETAASNITRKISSKDMGQSEAKPKSHRKLEEVMSDNIGVLKSETEFQSCLTHQLPGEDSRILQKDVANGFTEVGNRNHQREKTTSIFDQTPTAGTDVGKMPASSKKVGLADMFMRTMNGQKDGKLASERKSDGSLASNGLLGVLNETNETTRDEEDMGKGFSINGLIGCIKELPRESLFDKPQNCAILNKSDDIIKNGGSVPKVPSLAYSHKRDAKGKESSSRGHAMGKGTNSVSGSEEQPCRETPPLTQTYSISESDRDDLKVASRKKSKQTRQFHLPTGKEGFERKVLVKFLPKNVKEGSVVDVLCCCGDIVKIQLLPLIEGSNFRNAWVHFKTQEGLQKALGKTDLTVRNIDIFVEAASSRDVRNKVTVPKLIGDPKVPTALVKNPTRTVVIKQLTDDISSHHLKEALDFCGSAISGVFLGSSSSVAYVEFETEEAKEIAITAHTIRVQGKLLPIYRIDVPRTTVVRISNFDETVSLTQIQHICKSHGEIKRAKERSKGIVDVQFKLAEWPNMWTILNSLNGMRFEGHQLIAQPAPVFPPEVLQALRSQPDERIHVQSVLRRLIRDAELNVEITNIATKVYFD; encoded by the exons ATGGCCCTCTCTCGACTCCTTCTTCCGCAGCCAtggcatcatcatcatctcccCAAAACAG CGCTTCCCATATCGACAAGATGGTGTTCTTCTTCGTCGAGCGGTGCGGCGGAGAAATCGTCGGGTTCCGAGAACTCGAAGGAGAAGGAGCGAAGAGCTGCAGCGGCTGATAAGTCAGATAACAGCAA ATATATGGAGATGCATAACAAAGTGGGGGGATCTTGGGATGCTCTGAAAGACATTTTTACTAATGTGAAGGAAAGAATGCTGGGAAGTCCCCGATTTCAGAAGCAACGAACTATCAAAGCAATTGACTCCGCATCTGGTAGGACAGTTCCGGAGGTCATTAAGACAAAGAATAGTCCACATGACACTGCAAATGATCAACCCAATTGTAGTATTCgaatgccaaaaatcacaagaGACTCTCACGGTTTCAAGGAGAATGTCTCAATGAGTCTAAGAAATGATATAATTGGGGAATGCTCTTCGTCTGAAGTACATGATGCTACAGCTTCTAAACGAGTCGAGGTGCATAAACATATAGATAGTACCGAGCTTGGCAAGTCTAAAGGTACAGCTCAGGCCTCAGTAGGTGTACTTTGTTCTTCAGAGAACTTGGCTGGTGTGATTGTGTCTGATGCTAGAAAGGAGCATGCTGGTCCAGAAAATGTAGAGAATAACTCAACAAATGTGTCATCAAATATAAGGGGGGAAGAATCTTTGAGCAATTTGATTGGTGTGGCTGTATCTAataaaaaagagaaacatgTTGGTCGTAAAACTGTTGAAGATGGTGCAAGCGGAAGTTTAGTTCAATCATCTGAGGCCTTCATGGATTCTCAAATCGATGAAAGATGTGTTACAGAAACTGCAGCTTCGAATATAACACGGAAAATATCTTCCAAGGATATGGGTCAATCAGAAGCCAAGCCTAAATCACACAGAAAACTAGAGGAAGTCATGTCGGACAACATTGGGGTTCTCAAATCAGAAACTGAGTTCCAGTCCTGCTTAACACATCAGTTACCTGGTGAAGATTCTAGGATATTGCAAAAGGATGTTGCAAATGGATTCACAGAAGTTGGAAATCGAAACCATCAACGTGAGAAAACAACTTCAATATTTGATCAAACACCTACTGCAGGTACTGATGTGGGTAAAATGCCTGCATCATCTAAAAAGGTGGGGTTGGCAGACATGTTTATGAGGACAATGAATGGTCAAAAAGATGGAAAACTGGCCAGTGAAAGAAAGAGCGATGGTTCGTTGGCTTCAAATGGACTTTTGGGAGTTTTAAATGAAACAAATGAAACAACTAGAGATGAAGAAGATATGGGAAAAGGATTCAGCATCAATGGCTTAATTGGCTGCATTAAGGAGCTTCCTAGGGAATCCTTATTTGATAAACCTCAGAACTGTGCTATCCTCAACAAGTCTGATGACATCATTAAAAACGGAGGCTCCGTTCCAAAGGTTCCAAGCCTTGCATATTCACATAAACGTGATGCTAAAGGGAAAGAAAGTTCGTCGAGAGGCCATGCCATGGGCAAGGGGACTAACTCTGTCAGTGGGAGTGAAGAACAACCATGTAGGGAAACCCCTCCCCTGACACAGACATATTCCATATCTGAAAGTGACAGGGATGACTTGAAAGTTGCATCTCGAAAAAAGTCAAAACAAACCCGACAGTTCCATCTTCCAACTGGTAAGGAAGGCTTCGAAAGAAAGGTATTGGTGAAATTTTTGCCTAAAAACGTAAAAGAAGGTAGTGTTGTTGATGTTCTTTGTTGCTGTGGGGACATCGTGAAGATACAACTACTTCCCTTAATCGAAGGGAGCAATTTCAGAAATGCTTGGGTTCATTTTAAG ACCCAGGAAGGATTACAGAAAGCTCTTGGGAAAACTGACCTCACTGTAAGAAATATCGACATCTTTGTTGAGGCGGCTTCTTCAAGAGATGTGCGTAATAAGGTTACTGTTCCAAAGCTGATTGGTGATCCTAAAGTTCCTACTGCATTGGTAAAGAATCCCACACGAACAGTTGTGATTAAACAGTTGACTGATGATATAAGCTCACATCACCTAAAAGAAGCTCTTGACTTCTGTGGAAGTGCCATATCTGGCGTTTTCTTGGGTTCCTCAAGCTCTGTTGCTTATGTGGAATTTGAG ACAGAAGAAGCCAAAGAGATAGCAATTACCGCACATACTATACGAGTTCAAGGAAAGCTTCTACCGATCTATAGAATTGATGTGCCAAGAACAACTGTGGTGAGGATTTCAAATTTCGACGAAACAGTATCACTGACACAAATCCAGCATATATGTAAATCCCACGGGGAGATAAAGCGTGCAAAGGAGAGATCCAAGGGCATTGTGGATGTGCAATTCAAGCTTGCTGAATGGCCTAATATGTGGACCATCCTCAACAG CCTGAACGGAATGAGATTCGAGGGCCACCAGTTGATCGCGCAGCCTGCACCTGTTTTCCCTCCGGAAGTCCTTCAAGCCCTTCGAAGTCAGCCAGACGAAAGAATTCATGTCCAATCTGTTTTACGCAGACTAATCCGCGACGCTGAACTAAATGTTGAAATCACTAACATTGCTACCAAAGTGTATTTTGATTGA